One window of Leopardus geoffroyi isolate Oge1 chromosome B3, O.geoffroyi_Oge1_pat1.0, whole genome shotgun sequence genomic DNA carries:
- the LOC123582239 gene encoding olfactory receptor 6S1 has product MTCPHHDHVHVVAQVGKIMAPGGNQSIGVTEFILAGFPNLNSTKAELFSVFLLVYLLTLTGNVLIVGVVGADTRLQTPMYFFLGNLSCLEILLTSVIIPKMLSNFLSKQHTISFAACITQFYFYFFLGASEFLLLAAMSVDRYLAICHPLHYPLLMNGTVCFRVALACWMGGLFPVLGPTVAVALLPFCEQDAMVQHFFCDSGPLLRLACTDTEKLEETDFVLAFLVVVSSLMITAVSYGHIVLAVLRIPSVSGRQRAFSTCTSHLMVVTLFYGSAIFLYVRPSQSGSVDTNWAVTVVTTFVTPLMNPFIYALRNEQVKEALKDMFRKVVAGFWGELLLPKSFSKKE; this is encoded by the coding sequence ATGACATGTCCTCACCACGATCATGTTCATGTTGTTGCACAGGTGGGAAAGATAATGGCTCCTGGGGGGAACCAGAGCATTGGTGTTACAGAGTTCATCCTGGCAGGTTTCCCAAATCTCAACAGCACAAAAGCAGAactgttttctgtcttccttctcgtCTATCTGCTGACTCTAACAGGCAACGTGTTGATTGTTGGAGTGGTAGGAGCTGACACTCGCCTGCAGACTCCTATGTACTTCTTTCTGGGTAACTTGTCCTGCCTAGAGATCTTGCTCACTTCTGTCATCATTCCCAAGATGCTGAGCAATTTCCTATCAAAGCAACACACTATTTCCTTTGCTGCATGTATTACCCAGTtctatttctacttctttcttgGGGCCTCGGAGTTCCTGCTGTTGGCTGCCATGTCTGTGGATCGCTACCTGGCCATCTGTCACCCTCTGCACTACCCCTTGCTCATGAATGGCACTGTGTGCTTTCGGGTGGCCTTGGCCTGCTGGATGGGGGGACTTTTCCCTGTGCTTGGCCCCACAGTGGCTGTGGCCTTACTTCCTTTCTGTGAACAGGATGCCATGGTGCAGCACTTCTTCTGTGACAGTGGTCCACTGCTCCGCCTGGCATGCACCGACACCGAGAAGCTGGAGGAAACAGACTTTGTACTGGCCTTTCTCGTCGTTGTATCCTCACTGATGATTACTGCTGTGTCCTATGGTCACATAGTTCTGGCTGTCCTGCGCATCCCCTCTGTTTCAGGCCGACAGAGGGCCTTCTCTACCTGTACCTCCCACTTGATGGTGGTGACCCTCTTCTATGGAAGTGCCATTTTTCTTTATGTGCGACCATCACAGAGTGGCTCTGTGGATACTAACTGGGCAGTGACAGTGGTAACAACATTTGTGACACCACTGATGAATCCATTCATCTATGCCTTACGCAATGAGCAAGTCAAGGAAGCTTTGAAGGATATGTTTAGGAAAGTGGTAGCAGGCTTTTGGGGGGAACTTTTGCTTCCTAAGAGTTTCAGTAAGAAGGAGTGA